From the Manihot esculenta cultivar AM560-2 chromosome 14, M.esculenta_v8, whole genome shotgun sequence genome, the window ATAAAAATTGCAGACTCAAGCAATATAGGCAAAACCAAAATCATAACCAGCAACCTACACAACAACTTAATTACCATGATGATCAAGCTCAATGTGATGATCATATTTTTGCTGTTACACACTCCTCAAATACTGGTTGCAGACACACTTGGCTTGTGGATAGTGGTTGCACTTGTCACATGGCAAGAGATGAAAGCTTGTTCTCTTCCATTGATAAATCAGTGAGGGTCAAAGTAAAGCTTGGAAATGGAGAAATTGTGGAGTCTCAAGGCAAGGGTTCAATATATATTCAAACTAAGCAAGGTATCAAACTAGTTCCTAATGTTCTTTTCATTCCTAGTTTAGATCAAAACTTGCTTAGTGTTGCTCAAATGATGAAGAAGGGTTATTCCTTGTCATTCAAAGACAATGTGTGCTCCATTTTTGACTCTCATGGTGCTGAAATTGTTAAAGttaatatggtggataatagcTTTCCTTTAAATTGGAATTCAGTTCAACAACACACCTCATATATTGCTAGAAATGCTGAATCTGATTTGTGGCATAAAAGATTTGGCTACTACAACTTGAATTCTCTCAAATACATGCAAAATAAAGAAATGGTTAGAGATATGCCTGAAATTTTTCTTGATGGTAGTGTATGTGGAAATTGCCAACTTGGCAAGTCTCATAGACAATCTTTTCCTAATAATGAAACATGGAGAGCCAAGAAAAAGCTGGAATTGGTTCATACTGATGTATGTGGACCAATGAGGACAGCTTCCATGAGTAACAACTTGTATTTCATCctctttattgatgatttgaCAAGGATGACTTGGGTTTATTTTCTCACCAACAAATCTCaagttttttcaatatttaaaaaatttaaagctcTTGTTGAAAGGCAAAGTAGCTGCAAATTAAAAACTTTGAGATCAGATAATGGTACTGAGTATACTTCTGGTGAGTTTAACAAATTCTGTGAAGATTTGGGAATCAAGCATCAATTTTCAGTTAGTTATTCTCCTGAACAAAATGGTGTCTCAGAGAGGAAGAATAGAACAGTAATGGAGATGGCTAGATGCATGATGATTGAGAAGAAATTACCAAAGAATTTCTGGGCAGAAGCTATACATACAGCTGTATATCTTCTCAACAGGCTTCCTACAAGGTCAGTGCAAGGAATGACACCTGTGGAGGCTTGGTTTGGTTCAAAACCATCAGCAAAACACGTGAAAGTGTTTGGTTCCGCTTGTTACATCCATATTCCTGCAGTAAAGAGAGGCAAGCTTGATGATAAGGCAGAAATTGGTATCTTTTTGGGTTATGCAGCTCAATCGAAGGGTTATAGAGTGTACAAAGTTGAAGCCAAGAAGGTGGTTGTGTGTAGGAATGTGAAGATTGATGAAGATGCTTATTGGAATTGGAAAACAAATCAAGTTGAGTATTGTTGTTCAGATCAGCAGAAAACTAGAACCGTTCCTGTAGTTCCAGAATCAGATTCTAATTTCGATACAGATTCTGATGTTGATTCACCTCCACTAAAAACCAAATCTCTTGTTGAgatttataagagttgtaaCCTGGCTATTTCAGAACCTTCAAACTATGTTGAAGCCTCAACCAATGATGCATGGATAGCTGCAATGCAGGAGGAGATTGGGATGATTAACAAGAATGAAACTTGGATTCTTACCCCTAGACCTCAGAATAGGAGGGTCATTGGAGTTAAATGGGTATACAGAGTTAAATTAAATCCTGATGGAAGTGTGTTCAAGTACAAAGCAAGACTAGTTGTTAAGGGATATGCTCAAGTCCCTGGTATTGACCATGGAGACACATTTGCTCCTGTTGCAAGGCATGATACTGTGAGATTGCTGATTGCACTTGCTGCTCAAAACAAATGAAAGATTTTTCACTTGGATATCAAGTCTGCATTCCTCAATGGCAACTTAGAGGAAGAAATCTTTGTTGAACAGCCTGAAGGATTTGAAATTGCTGGTTGTAAAGATCATGTCTACAAGCTTAATAAAGCCTTGTATGGGTTAAAACAAGCTCCAAAAGCTTAGTACAGCAGAATGGATTCTCATTTACTTGATCAAGGCTTTCAAAGAAGTCCTAATGAGCCCACTTTATATGTGAAGCACACCAAAGGCAAGAGTTTGCTTATTGTTTCTTTGTATGTTGATGATTTATTGGTAACAGGAGACAACTTAGAGGAAATTTAAAGATTCAAAGAAAGGgttatgcatgaatttgaaatgTCAGATCTTGGTTTGATGAAGTATTTTCTTGGCATTGAAGTCGACCAATCTGAAAGTGGAATATTCATCTCTCAGCACAAATATGCTCTTGATATATTGAAGAAATTCAGTATGGAGAATTGCAAATCAGTTGCAACTCCATTGGTACTGAATGAGAAGCTTCATAAAGATGATGGGGAACCAAAAGTAGAAGGTTCTACTTTCAGAAGTCTAATTGGCAACTTGTTGTATTTGACTGCTACAAGGCCTGATTTGATGTTTTTAGCTAGTCTTTTATCTAGATTCATGCAATCTCCAAGTCAGAAGCATTTTGGTGTTGCTAAAAGGGTCCTCAGGTATTTGAAAGGTACTGCAAACTATGGTATTTATTATACCAATGTTGAGGATGCTACTTTGATTGGCTATTCAGATAGTGATTGGGCTGGTTGCTTGGATGATTATAAAAGCACCTCTGGTTATGTTTTTTCCTTTGGGTCTGGAGCCTTCACTTGGAATTCAAGGAAACAAGACATTATTGCTCAATCCACAGCAGAAGCAGAGTTTGTTGCAGCTGCATCTACTGCCAATCAAGCCATTTagttaagaaaaattttatttgatttacaaCAACCTGAAGAGGAACCTACAACTATTTTTGTGGACAACAAATCAGCTATTTCCATAGCTGAAAATCCAGTTCAGCATGGTAGGACCAAGCACATTAATGTGAAGTTTCATGCTTTGAGAGAAGCTGAGAAGAATGGAGAAATCAAGCTGGTCCATTGCACTTCAAATTTGCAGCAGGCTGATATTTTTACAAAAGCATTACCAAGAGCAAAACTTGAGTTCATGAAATCCTTGCTTGGTGTTTCCAAAAACAATCTTAAGGAGGAGTGTTAGTCTAGTTGAGATTGTAGTTGGAAACTAGTTagaaatattttgtatttttgttaAGTTTTATCCTTTGGTTATTGCACTTTGGTTTCTGCTGTATCTGCTGTATCAGAAACTCTGTTTCATTCCAGATTTGGTGggattatgtttttttaatattagaaagtgtaatacccggctagactccggtatcggaattcctaccgtccggtggaatctcggatgtcggaaacctctagaagggtaaaagtatgtttttatgatatgttttcatgtttttaataattttaagtatgtttttacatgagttttgtatgaaaagtctttggaggaaaacccaggttcggccgccgaaagtcaagttcggccgccgaaagtcaagttcggccgccgaacatgcatgcgttttggaggcatgttaggcccccgaaagcatgagtgagggaagtccaggttcggccgccgaaactcaagttcggccgccgaacatggcatgcatgcggaagcactttcggcccccgaacgtggcctggccagccacctataaatgggtcacttagccgaaatggggggaactttctcccattttcggccacagctagctttcgacctccctctccccaaatcttgtgttctttcttcaaatctcctccatttttcttgagttttaacctcacattgcaagttttgagcattttaaacaagtttggagctttggaaactcaggagctcatttgcttggatctctgagttttggtcgtctctttctcgatctccaagaggtaagagccgatcttaagctcaatgtatgttttaaacaagttttatgaagttttatggggtagaaatacatgtttaagttagttgagctatgttaggttttatgtgatttatggacaatgtatgttgttgatgtgtgtttgaagtgttgtagttggggtatatgctagtttgagacccctaggtgtaatgtataatatgtatgcatgttttagaacaagtttatgcatgatttgaggcttggggaggcaagaggctcgtttgagccaagtttctgcccatttgggagaaaccaggttcggcagccgaaggaactttcggccgccgaacccccctttgtggaggcagcattcggctgccgaagcttgcccctgaaagaggactttcggatctgtctgggactttcggccgccgaaggtgccgccgaaagtgccctgtccagcctttctttgcatgtcttgcatggatgttttgagatgttttagggggtttttgggggatgtttttagagttatgttctagtatgtttggtccctcatttgagtccacctgtgtaggttcggacccgaggaaccgaggaccccagcagtaagtctgctgccccagtgtctggtcagagctacccagaggtgagtggaataactcttatgcttttaaataaataaatcagttttagcatgattcacgcatcatgaatgccatgagatataatagggtacttgcattagaattcacgaatatgttgcattgcatattatgttgatgatgcggatgaatgttgaatgatcctttagtcctcctatgttatgatatgatgatgatacggtacagaagaccagtgaggcccattctacgcccctggcactatgtaagagaaagaccagtgaggcctattctacgcccctggcactatggaatgttatgttatgttatgtatgtaagagaaagaccagtgaggcccattctacgcccctggcactattggaatgtgtagaggactattggtgacaaattcatccttgatgtgattagctgtgatgtgatgcatttcatgttatcataggttttaaatgttttactattctgctcactgggctttgtagctcacccctctcccctaaccccagatatgcaggtacagggtagaccaggaggtcagccagagttttgaagcatgtttatgtaataagttagattgtggacatgataattgtactatgatgtaatgtaagagattatagtatgttatgtaatgaggtatattgaggttatagttgtgcttgaccctatgagtattgtaatcccttgttgatacatgatcttaatgtctattgatgtttatgtttaaccaactcaacttgtgatgtatcgcccacttgggcaatgatgagatcccactgagggattaatgtttaagttatgttatgtttagtgcatgcacaggttgagtatggtgtatgatggaaaggaaagttttaatctttatgtatgattgttgatcatgtatgggattaaacaggttcacaggtttcatgttaggcttgctatggatcccggcggccttaagtcgacccggatcctagcgccggtagcggttcgattttcgggtcattacagaatggtatcagagccctaggttcatatggtcggacctagagtgtcgggctcatagaggttatagaaggtcaagcacaataggagagatcatgtccattaggataggatgtggagtcctgtcttgtatgatgatgtgaaatgccatgataataggcatgtgcattaatgatatgctatgatatgtgatgtatgtgatgagggttcatgtgtgcccacatgaaccatatgatgctaatgtttatgtgatgtgtgctgttttccagaaaacaggatgagaggaactcgtcgatctgcacgattgactggagtgccacctaaggatgagggcatgagtgcccgtcctcctacattgcctagggcaatgtccagcaggtccaacagggacagagcagtaagggaccctagaaggtctttggatctgggtagaagcagatcagtcagaggaacagttcagggaggagcatcagaggatatgggggatgatatggatgtagagcagaggagggatggcagtctgggagtcagtatgtcagaagaaggaatgggagaatcccaaggaggcactcaggcctcggaatttgttcagccaccttactacccacccttctcacaaaaccctgggtattcgatgggaggcacattggACTACCACaactttagcccttatcccacacagatgccatacccaccctactacccaccatattcacagtacccaatgtatccaccaccaccttactatccaaatccagcaaaccctaccccaggggatgctacacctcctcctccagcagaaccagcagccccagttactcaacctcctagacctagctcagccagtgggagcaaggtcaagatgacagactacatgaagttgggtgctccccaatatgaaaaaggggatgacccgtttgtgtatctggagagggtcaaggtgattacaaatgagattggggctgatgatagtagagccattcagatggctgggttcacacttaagtgcaagaaggcacgagagtggttcaagaattatgtgaacccgaaagtggatagcatgtcttgggaagagttcgcaaacgagtttgcgggatgggctttccccgatagctcgagggagctaaaaatgattgagtttgagcagttgaggcaaactgatgagatgggagtagaggagttcacagacagatttttggagctgttgcctttttcagggcaaagccttgacacggatcagaaaaagtcaatgaggtatatcatgaaactccactccagatattcctccttgatccagtcagcagatagggagagcttccatgccatagtggatatggcccagaaaatggaggccagtgccatcgttcagggaacagttaagcagtcagtggcacagccttctggttctaagaccccaggctcttcttcttttagtgcagcagcttcaggcagcaagaggtggagcagtaccaccaagaagttgaagaagaacaagttttggaacaaggttaagtccagtctgggactagggagtggctcaagctctggcgcggataatgcagtttgtgcaaggtgtggtaagccacacaggggagtatgtcggtttgggacgacggcctgttacagatgtggtcaggaggggcatatgtctcgagattgtccaagagcagccccgatggctcagtcccagcagacagctttaggcagtgtagcgcagccagcagctccagccatgacgcaggccagtggcagaggcagagggagaggggcagcctcttcttcagcggggttcagaggtgaaggtccatcagctccagcacggatcttcacgatgactcaacaggaggcagatgcatctaacaccgtggtggcaggtaatttagtcattggttgttcagatgtgtatgccttgatggaccctggtgcatctcattcttttattgctccgagagccgtccagaggttagggttgatgatctctgagttagagtgtcctctctgggtcagtggacccaagtgtgatccatcagtggcagagtcagtctgccagtgtagtcctgtgtttgttgagggaagatgcttgtccgccgaccttgtggttctagacttgacagattttgacgtcattctagggatggactggttatctacccatggtgctaccttggactgcagagacaaggtagtcaggttcagaggtcaggatgggtctgaggttgtcttcagaggagacaagaggggtacacctagaggtctgatatcagctcttcaggctcgtaggttgcttaggaggggatgtcaggggtatttggctcatgtgagagagcttaacagtcaggttagagaacccgcctcggtgccagtggttagagagtttctagacgtcttcccagacgagctgccaggtttaccacctgctagggagatagagttcgagatagaactgatgcctggaacccgaccgatctctatccctccctacaggatggcgccagcagaattgaaagagttgaaggaacagttgcaagagctggtagacaagggcttcatccgaccgagtacctcaccttggggtgctccagttttgttcgtgagaaagaaggatggatcccttagactttgtatcgactacaggcagttgaacaaagtcactaccaagaacaagtaccctttgccaaggatcgacgatctattcgaccagctagcaggagcgggttgtttctccaaaatagatctgagatctgggtaccatcagttgaggatcagggaagaggatgtgccaaagacggctttcaggaccagatatgggcattttgagttccttgtaatgccgtttgggttaaccaacgcccctgcagcattcatggatctcatgaatagagtgtttagccagtacctggatcacttcgttattgtcttcatagatgatatcttagtgtattccagaaatgcagaggagcatgcccatcatctgaggttggttctacagaccttgagggaacatggcttgtatgccaaattctctaaatgtgagttctggctgaggagcatttcgttcttggggcatgtagtgtcagagaatgggatagaggtggaccccaagaagacagaaactgtggctaattggcctagacccacttcagtagcggaaatcaggagtttcttgggtttggcaggttactacaggaggttcgttcaggacttctcgaaaatagcagctcctctgaccagactaaccaggaagaatcagaagtttctgtggaccgaccagtgcgaagagagttttgaagagcttaagaagaggttaacttcagcaccagttttagctctgccatctagtgatgaggactttacagtcttttgtgatgcgtcccgtgtgggactgggttgtgtactgatgcagaatgagagggtgattgcttatgcgtctaggcagctgaagaagcatgagttgaattaccccacgcatgaccttgagatggcagcagtaatctttgcactcaagatgtggaggcactacctctatggggtaaaatgtgagatctttacagatcataagagcctgcagtacatcctgagtcaaagagatttgaacttgagacagaggagatgggtagagctgctgagtgactatgattgcaagattcagtatcatccgggtaaggcgaatgtcgtggcagacgccctaagccggaagtcactaggcagtctatcccacatcacggcagagaggagaccggtggtgaaggagttttacaaactcattgatgaaggtctacagttggagttgtctggtacaggtgccttggttgctcagatgaaagtgacacccgtgtttctggagcaggtggctcagaaacagcatgaggacccagagttagtaaagattgccaggactgttcagtcagacaaagatagtgagttcagatttgacagcaagggaatcctccgctatgggaatcgtttatgtgtaccagatgacataaggctaaagggagacattatgagagaggctcataatgcaagatacaacattcaccccggggccaccaagatgtatcaagatttgaagaaggtgtattggtggccagcgatgaagaaagaagtggcacagtttgtgtccgcctgcgaagtatgtcagagggtgaagctggaacatcaaaagccggctggaatgcttaacccgctacctattccagagtggaaatgggagaatatagctatggatttcgtagtggggttaccggcaacgtccaacagattggactccatatgggtgattgtggacagactcaccaaatctgctcacttcatccctgtcaggagtagctactctgtggacaagttggcgcaagtatatgtagatgagatcgtcaggctgcatggggttcctgtttctatagtgtcagatagaggaccccagttcacctccaggttttggcggagtctgcaggatgccatgggtactaggttggatttcagtactgccttccacccccagactgacggacagtcagaaaggaccatccagactatcgaggatatgcttagaatgtgtgtgctggactttggcggttcttggaggcaacatctacctttggtggagtttgcctacaataacagccatcatgctagcatcgggatggctccatatgaagctttatatgggaggaagtgcaggtcacctgtttgctgggaggaagttggagaaaaggccttggcagggcctgagctagtagagatcactagcagggtagtacccataatcagagagagaatcaagactgctgcaagcagacagaagagttatgcagacatccgcagaagacaggtagagtttcaggagggggatctggtattgctcaaggtgtctccaatgaaaggagtggttcgttttgggaagaaaggtaaactagctccacgatacatcgaaccctttgaaatcttgcagaagattgggaatgtgtcgtacaagctagatttgcctgcttcaatggcaagaatccatccggttttccatgtttcaatgttgaggaaatttgtgtcagatccgagcaaggttcttagtgagcctgatgtggagatccaagaggatctcacctatgttgagcagccagtgcggatcatagacacccagatcagaaagctaagaaacaaggaaatcccgatggtgaaagtcctatggaaccaccacaatatggaagaatgcacctgggagacacgggagtccatgctccagcaatatccccatctcttttagaggttagtatccttgtgtgctatgtgttatgtatgtatgttatgttgttttgctatgcatgtactagttgaggaacattcggggacgaatgttcttaagggggggagaatgtaatacccggctagactccggtatcggaattcctaccgtccggtggaatctcggatgttgaaaacctctagaagggtaaaagtatgtttttatgatatgttttcatgtttttaataattttaagtatgtttttacatgagttttgtatgaaaagtctttggagaaaaacccaggttcggccgccgaaagtcaagttcggccgccgaacatgcatgcattttggaggcacgttaggcccccgaaagcatgagtgagggaagtccaggttcggctgccgaaactcaagttcggccgccgaacatggcatgcatgcggaagcactttcggcccctgaacgtggcctggccagccacctataaatgggtcacttagccgaaatggggggaactttctcccattttcggccacagctagcttccgacctccctctccccaaatcttgtgttctttcttcaaatctcctccatttttcttgagttttaacctcacattgcaagttttgagcattttaaacaagtttggagctttggaaactcaggagctcatttgcttggatctccgagttttggtcgtctctttctcgatctccaagaggtaagagccaatcttaagctcaatgtatgttttaaacaagttttatgaagttttatggg encodes:
- the LOC110599764 gene encoding secreted RxLR effector protein 161-like — encoded protein: MSDLGLMKYFLGIEVDQSESGIFISQHKYALDILKKFSMENCKSVATPLVLNEKLHKDDGEPKVEGSTFRSLIGNLLYLTATRPDLMFLASLLSRFMQSPSQKHFGVAKRVLRYLKGTANYGIYYTNVEDATLIGYSDSDWAGCLDDYKSTSGYVFSFGSGAFTWNSRKQDIIAQSTAEAEFVAAASTANQAI